From a region of the Methanoculleus receptaculi genome:
- a CDS encoding HepT-like ribonuclease domain-containing protein has product MNHIVEFTAGRAYDEYRLDPMLCSAVERQFEIIGEALNNLLRQEPGIKKRISDANPIIAFRNRLIH; this is encoded by the coding sequence GTGAACCACATCGTAGAGTTCACTGCGGGAAGAGCCTATGATGAGTATCGTCTCGATCCCATGCTTTGTTCCGCCGTCGAGCGGCAGTTTGAGATCATCGGAGAAGCGCTGAACAATCTCCTCCGGCAAGAGCCAGGTATCAAGAAGAGGATCTCCGATGCCAACCCGATCATCGCCTTCAGGAATCGTCTGATTCACTGA
- a CDS encoding ATP-binding protein — protein sequence MIQREAEEKIRSLALGFPAVSVIGPRQSGKTTLVRSVFPQLPYVSLEDPDTRAFAVEDARSFLAQYEKTGAVLDEVQRVPDLFSYLQGVLDRHQRPGQFILTGSQNFLMMERISQSLAGRVGIVKLLPLSMRELARHGIETGRYEDLLYAGLFPRPYSSCIHPRDFYSSYIQTYLERDLRLLKQVQNLSAFQTFMKMCAYRSGQVVNYSALANDCGITHNTAKEWLSLLETSMLVILIRPHQKNFNKRLVKMPKLYFTDPGLAAHLAGVQSADDLCYHPLKGGLFESLIITEFLKFRLNRGKESNLYFWRDKLGHEIDCIIEYGGWDPVPVEIKSGRTASSDFFKEIAYWNSLSGNNPDRSFVVYGGDQSQRRVAGQLIGYRDLEPILPYLE from the coding sequence ATGATCCAACGGGAGGCAGAAGAGAAGATCCGGTCGCTCGCCCTCGGGTTTCCGGCAGTATCAGTTATCGGCCCCCGCCAATCGGGAAAGACGACCCTTGTCCGGTCGGTATTCCCGCAGTTGCCCTATGTCTCACTGGAAGATCCCGACACCCGGGCCTTTGCCGTAGAGGATGCCCGCAGTTTCCTTGCACAATATGAAAAGACGGGGGCGGTTCTTGATGAGGTGCAGAGAGTCCCTGACCTCTTTTCATACCTCCAGGGCGTCCTCGACAGGCACCAGAGGCCGGGACAGTTCATCCTTACCGGATCCCAGAACTTCCTGATGATGGAACGTATATCCCAGTCGCTCGCCGGCCGGGTGGGGATCGTCAAACTGCTCCCCCTCTCAATGAGAGAACTTGCCCGGCACGGGATCGAGACGGGGCGGTATGAGGACCTCCTCTATGCCGGTCTCTTCCCCCGCCCTTACAGCAGCTGTATCCACCCGCGAGACTTCTATTCGTCATACATCCAGACCTACCTCGAGCGCGATCTTCGTCTTCTCAAACAGGTGCAGAACCTCTCGGCATTCCAGACGTTCATGAAGATGTGCGCCTACCGATCTGGCCAGGTGGTGAACTACTCAGCGCTCGCGAATGACTGCGGGATCACCCATAACACAGCAAAAGAGTGGTTATCTCTTCTTGAGACATCGATGCTGGTCATCCTGATCAGGCCCCACCAGAAAAACTTCAATAAAAGACTTGTGAAGATGCCTAAACTCTACTTCACGGACCCCGGCCTGGCCGCCCACCTGGCCGGGGTGCAGAGTGCCGACGATCTCTGTTACCATCCCCTGAAAGGAGGACTCTTTGAATCGCTCATCATAACGGAGTTCCTGAAGTTCCGGCTTAACCGGGGCAAAGAGTCCAACCTCTACTTCTGGCGGGACAAACTCGGGCACGAGATCGACTGCATCATCGAATACGGGGGGTGGGATCCTGTCCCGGTTGAGATCAAGTCAGGCCGAACGGCAAGTTCTGACTTCTTCAAAGAGATTGCCTACTGGAACAGTCTCTCCGGGAACAATCCGGATCGATCGTTTGTGGTCTATGGAGGCGATCAGTCCCAACGCCGGGTAGCAGGGCAACTGATCGGGTACCGGGATCTGGAGCCGATCCTGCCGTACCTGGAGTGA
- the polX gene encoding DNA polymerase/3'-5' exonuclease PolX, translating into MAGVTNLEVAAILREVADLLEIKGVRFKPQAYQKAALAVETMPEDIAEVAAAGKLEEIPGVGKAIAKKIQEIVETGKLGYLESLRQELPEGVLHLIGISGIGPKKAIALSQALGVRTVDDLEAAAKAGRIRDLPGFGEKTERNILESIQMSRQARERRLLGQILPLARDIERRLTAHPSVRRVSLAGSIRRRKETVGDVDILAASTSPAEVMEVFASLPGVERVLARGLTKTSVVLSAGIQVDLRVVEDTQFGAALQYFTGSKEHNIALRRLAIARNWRLNEYGLVDLSTGRQIAGEDEEGVYQALGLPWIEPELRENRGEIEAARAGKLPDLVGYDEIRGDLHVHTTWSEGAHSIEEMAEAARALGYEYIAICDHAEALRIARGLSPERIAEQVREIERINRESESGFNVLAGIECNIGLDGGLDLPDSVLADLDVVVASVHSGLKQPEEEMTKRLITAMHNDNVDIIGHPTGRILLEREPSRIDLAAVFEAAANLGVMLEINAYPSRLDLSDVNARAAREAGVRLSLGSDAHSRENLRFMEFGVATARRGWLSADDIANTRPLSELRNVLRR; encoded by the coding sequence CTGGCGGGTGTTACCAACCTCGAGGTCGCAGCGATCCTTCGCGAGGTTGCCGATCTGCTCGAGATCAAGGGTGTCCGGTTCAAACCCCAGGCCTACCAGAAGGCGGCGCTGGCGGTCGAGACCATGCCGGAGGATATCGCCGAGGTGGCGGCGGCAGGGAAACTTGAAGAGATCCCGGGCGTGGGAAAGGCGATTGCAAAAAAGATCCAGGAGATCGTTGAGACCGGCAAACTCGGCTACCTTGAGAGCCTCCGCCAGGAACTCCCGGAGGGGGTGCTTCACCTGATCGGGATCAGCGGGATCGGGCCGAAGAAGGCGATCGCCCTCTCTCAGGCGCTCGGTGTCCGGACGGTCGATGATCTTGAGGCGGCGGCGAAGGCCGGCCGGATCCGCGACCTCCCCGGGTTCGGCGAGAAGACCGAACGAAACATCCTTGAGAGCATTCAGATGAGCCGGCAGGCCAGGGAGCGGCGGCTCCTCGGGCAGATCCTGCCTCTCGCACGTGATATCGAGCGTCGGCTGACGGCGCATCCTTCGGTTCGCAGGGTGAGCCTTGCCGGGTCGATCCGCCGGCGAAAAGAGACTGTCGGGGACGTCGATATCCTGGCGGCCTCGACGAGTCCCGCGGAGGTTATGGAAGTCTTTGCCAGCCTGCCCGGGGTTGAACGCGTCCTCGCCCGCGGGTTGACAAAGACCTCGGTGGTGCTCTCGGCCGGCATCCAGGTTGATCTCCGCGTGGTTGAGGATACGCAGTTTGGTGCGGCGCTGCAGTACTTCACCGGCTCAAAGGAGCACAACATAGCGCTCCGGAGGCTTGCCATCGCCAGGAACTGGCGGTTGAACGAGTACGGGCTTGTGGATCTCTCAACCGGCCGTCAGATCGCCGGCGAGGACGAGGAGGGTGTCTACCAGGCCCTCGGTCTCCCCTGGATCGAGCCGGAACTGAGGGAGAACCGGGGCGAGATCGAGGCTGCCAGGGCCGGGAAACTGCCCGACCTGGTCGGCTACGACGAGATCAGGGGCGACCTCCATGTTCACACCACCTGGAGCGAGGGCGCTCACTCCATCGAGGAGATGGCGGAGGCTGCCCGGGCGCTCGGGTATGAATACATCGCGATCTGCGACCACGCGGAGGCGCTCCGTATAGCCCGCGGTCTCTCACCGGAACGTATTGCCGAACAGGTGCGTGAGATCGAGCGGATCAACAGGGAGAGCGAGAGCGGGTTCAACGTTCTCGCGGGTATCGAGTGCAACATAGGCCTCGACGGCGGCCTTGACCTCCCCGACAGCGTCCTCGCAGATCTCGATGTGGTGGTGGCAAGCGTCCACTCGGGGCTGAAGCAGCCGGAGGAGGAGATGACAAAACGGCTGATCACGGCGATGCATAACGATAATGTCGATATCATAGGTCACCCGACGGGCCGGATCCTGCTTGAGCGCGAGCCCTCACGGATCGATCTCGCCGCGGTCTTTGAGGCGGCGGCAAACCTCGGGGTTATGCTGGAGATAAACGCCTACCCTTCCAGACTGGATCTCTCCGACGTCAACGCCCGTGCGGCCCGCGAGGCGGGTGTCCGGCTATCGCTAGGCTCAGATGCTCACAGCCGGGAGAACCTGCGGTTCATGGAGTTCGGGGTTGCAACGGCCCGGCGGGGATGGCTCTCGGCGGATGATATCGCCAACACCCGGCCGCTATCTGAGTTGAGAAACGTCCTACGGCGGTGA
- a CDS encoding GNAT family N-acetyltransferase codes for MHPHLRTERLDLIPATLETLRSDRKTLARLLDAAVPGSWPPPLLDDEALAGFIRMMTKKTDPRFAVYYWVQNDPAAGERLLIGLGGIASAPAPGTVFIGYTVVRECQRRGYATEAVRQIVSAAFSLPGIRWIMATTHADHAASIRVLEKNGFRRAGRGFEKGTIAFLLEKKEHPPGLTRPGTPSDSTSDNNLP; via the coding sequence ATGCACCCCCACCTCCGCACCGAACGCCTGGACCTGATCCCGGCAACCCTTGAGACCCTCAGGAGCGACCGCAAGACCCTTGCCAGGCTCCTGGATGCCGCCGTTCCAGGATCCTGGCCGCCGCCGCTCCTCGACGACGAGGCGCTCGCCGGGTTCATCAGGATGATGACAAAGAAGACCGACCCCCGCTTTGCCGTCTACTACTGGGTGCAAAACGACCCCGCCGCCGGAGAACGTCTCCTCATCGGCCTCGGCGGGATCGCCTCTGCACCCGCCCCCGGCACGGTCTTCATCGGCTACACCGTGGTCAGGGAGTGCCAGCGCCGGGGGTATGCAACCGAGGCCGTCCGCCAGATCGTCAGTGCCGCCTTCTCCCTCCCCGGCATCCGCTGGATCATGGCAACAACACACGCCGACCACGCTGCGTCAATCCGGGTGCTCGAGAAGAACGGGTTTCGCCGCGCAGGAAGAGGGTTTGAGAAGGGAACGATTGCCTTCCTCCTGGAGAAGAAGGAGCACCCGCCGGGTCTGACCCGCCCGGGAACCCCCTCGGATTCCACAAGTGATAATAACCTCCCGTAG
- a CDS encoding FkbM family methyltransferase, with translation MHRKDPPLLTTDDGLTFRRMPPEADAIYLVGEYRFDDIQKDDLVIDIGANVGGFCIRAARRSDHVLAVEPVLAEALRENIAINRLNVTVVEGALGTGECTRITWGGRTVCLTTRPLSDYISMAGGCDFLKCDCEGAEWTIQPSDLDGVRRIEMELHAPPIGGPVNRALLDYIGRHYEFEIDRTPISGTQGVMGILHATRKTGRRRLTPGHRHA, from the coding sequence ATGCACCGAAAAGACCCCCCGCTCCTCACCACAGACGATGGTCTGACGTTCAGGAGGATGCCACCAGAGGCCGACGCCATCTACCTCGTCGGAGAGTACCGTTTTGACGACATCCAGAAAGATGATCTCGTCATTGACATCGGGGCAAACGTCGGCGGGTTCTGCATCCGGGCCGCCAGGCGCTCAGACCACGTCCTGGCCGTCGAACCCGTCCTTGCAGAAGCCCTTCGCGAGAACATCGCCATAAACCGTCTCAACGTCACGGTGGTGGAAGGAGCGCTCGGCACCGGCGAGTGCACCCGGATCACCTGGGGCGGGCGGACGGTCTGTCTGACCACCAGACCCCTATCCGACTACATCAGCATGGCCGGCGGCTGCGACTTCCTCAAGTGCGACTGCGAGGGTGCGGAGTGGACCATCCAGCCGTCCGACCTTGATGGTGTCCGCCGGATCGAGATGGAACTCCACGCGCCCCCCATCGGGGGGCCTGTGAACCGGGCGCTGCTGGACTACATCGGGAGACACTACGAGTTTGAGATCGATCGGACTCCCATCAGCGGCACACAGGGTGTGATGGGGATCCTGCACGCTACCCGAAAAACCGGGAGGCGACGCCTTACCCCCGGTCACCGGCACGCATAA
- a CDS encoding GNAT family N-acetyltransferase, translating into MKPTRIRTERLDMIPATLETLRSDRQTLARLLDAAVPGSWPPPLLDDDTRDAFTLMIAEKGDPFFATWYWVRDDPAEGGRVLIGCAAIATPPTADDGGDTVLIGCSVLDEFQRRGYATEAVRHLIPVIFSVPSIRRITATTYPELSAAIRVLEKNGFSPAGEGFEEGTIAYVLEKDD; encoded by the coding sequence ATGAAACCCACCCGCATACGCACCGAACGCCTGGACATGATCCCGGCAACCCTCGAGACCCTCAGGAGCGACCGCCAGACCCTTGCCAGGCTCCTGGATGCCGCCGTTCCAGGATCCTGGCCGCCGCCGCTCCTCGACGACGATACCCGCGACGCTTTCACCCTCATGATCGCCGAGAAAGGCGACCCCTTCTTCGCCACCTGGTACTGGGTGCGGGACGACCCCGCAGAGGGCGGCAGAGTCCTCATAGGCTGCGCCGCGATCGCCACCCCGCCAACGGCCGATGACGGTGGAGACACCGTCCTCATAGGCTGCTCCGTGCTCGACGAGTTCCAGCGCAGGGGGTATGCAACCGAGGCCGTCCGCCACCTCATCCCCGTGATCTTCTCCGTCCCCAGCATCAGGCGGATAACCGCAACAACCTATCCCGAACTCAGCGCAGCCATCCGGGTGCTCGAGAAGAACGGGTTTTCCCCTGCCGGAGAAGGGTTTGAAGAGGGAACGATCGCATACGTTCTGGAAAAGGACGACTGA
- a CDS encoding DUF365 domain-containing protein yields MASITGVTFPVPKHLMPRFFSGGKTVFIKPVTVYRELRSGMKVVFYQSREDTGYVGEATIRRIILNDDPFAFFETFGDAVFLTPEETPAYVESQERWQGVRVRKGETRKRPLMALELEGITKYNTAKKPERFVPVGGRSLRG; encoded by the coding sequence ATGGCCAGCATCACCGGCGTCACGTTCCCGGTCCCAAAGCACCTGATGCCCCGGTTCTTCTCGGGGGGAAAGACCGTCTTCATCAAGCCCGTCACCGTATACAGAGAACTCAGGAGCGGGATGAAGGTTGTCTTCTACCAGTCCCGCGAAGATACCGGCTACGTCGGCGAGGCCACGATCAGGCGGATCATCCTGAACGACGACCCGTTCGCGTTCTTTGAGACCTTTGGGGACGCGGTCTTCCTGACGCCTGAAGAGACCCCGGCCTACGTTGAGAGCCAGGAACGGTGGCAGGGTGTCCGCGTCCGGAAGGGCGAGACCAGGAAGAGACCCTTGATGGCTCTTGAACTCGAGGGTATCACGAAATACAATACGGCAAAGAAGCCGGAACGGTTCGTCCCGGTCGGCGGGAGATCCCTGCGAGGGTGA
- a CDS encoding EVE domain-containing protein, producing MGCPKEAHINTIARTEPGDTLLIYVGQQVVDKETTLPPAITGCFEITSTVYEDSSRIFTAPPNLGNEIFPGVKLQPVMIFDPPIEFKPLIPNLAFITNKKQWSGHIRGQTIPEENYRLIMSQG from the coding sequence ATGGGGTGTCCCAAAGAGGCACACATCAATACGATTGCCAGGACAGAACCCGGCGATACCCTGCTCATCTACGTCGGGCAGCAGGTGGTCGATAAGGAGACCACTCTCCCGCCTGCGATCACCGGATGCTTTGAGATCACATCAACGGTCTATGAGGATTCATCAAGGATCTTCACCGCTCCCCCGAACCTTGGCAACGAGATCTTCCCCGGGGTCAAACTCCAACCGGTCATGATATTTGACCCGCCGATCGAGTTCAAACCGCTCATCCCGAACCTCGCGTTCATAACGAACAAGAAACAGTGGTCAGGGCACATACGGGGTCAAACCATACCGGAAGAGAACTACCGGTTGATAATGAGCCAGGGATAG
- a CDS encoding FKBP-type peptidyl-prolyl cis-trans isomerase: MAQAREGDTVRVHYTGRLEDGTVFDSSENRDPLEFTIGNGEVIPGFERAVAGMEPGEVKTTTIQPEDAYGPRLDDMTITIDQDKFPADIEPEPGQQFRIQQPDGWAAIVTVTQVTESGVTLDANHPLAGQPLTFEIRLIEIVETG; encoded by the coding sequence ATGGCACAGGCCAGAGAAGGCGACACCGTCAGGGTGCATTACACCGGGAGACTGGAAGATGGGACGGTCTTTGACTCCTCCGAGAACCGCGACCCCCTCGAGTTTACCATCGGCAACGGCGAGGTCATCCCCGGGTTTGAGCGTGCCGTCGCCGGCATGGAACCTGGAGAGGTAAAGACCACCACAATCCAGCCAGAAGACGCATACGGCCCCCGCCTCGACGATATGACCATAACCATCGACCAGGACAAGTTCCCTGCTGATATCGAGCCCGAACCGGGGCAGCAGTTCAGGATCCAGCAGCCCGACGGCTGGGCGGCCATCGTGACCGTCACCCAGGTCACGGAATCGGGTGTGACGCTCGACGCCAACCACCCCCTGGCAGGGCAGCCCCTGACGTTTGAGATCCGGCTCATTGAGATAGTCGAGACGGGGTGA
- a CDS encoding FHA domain-containing protein, whose amino-acid sequence MTYDDARTLVLDMEPDDLEELSEYLDVLSSSTRLKILKTIERSPKDIRQISAAIETSYENTKKHLDRLMKIGVVRKEAGLSRPTARGVRPVWKYSLVPGGLEAITRSLGLFANLRLTLTDEVLAERLASVRETVSGEFGRLSSPAVILLGGPEDGKVFPLDHDRIAIGRLDPAAGAPRGQAIVLSEGYAAVTRVSRPHARITRHRNDGWFIEDCGSTGGTFVNGRLLEEGRRHELHDGDMIDLAKGASGATLVFVAPVEGYGAG is encoded by the coding sequence ATGACCTACGATGACGCAAGGACGCTTGTCCTGGATATGGAGCCCGACGACCTGGAGGAACTCTCCGAATACCTGGACGTTCTCAGCAGCAGCACCAGGCTGAAGATCCTGAAAACCATCGAGCGGAGTCCAAAAGACATACGCCAGATCTCGGCGGCGATCGAGACAAGTTACGAGAACACAAAGAAGCACCTGGACAGACTGATGAAGATCGGGGTCGTCCGAAAAGAGGCCGGTCTATCACGCCCCACCGCCAGGGGTGTCCGGCCGGTCTGGAAGTATTCGCTCGTGCCCGGCGGGCTTGAGGCCATCACAAGGAGTCTCGGGCTCTTTGCAAACCTGCGGCTGACTCTCACAGACGAGGTTCTGGCAGAGAGGCTGGCCAGTGTCCGCGAGACCGTCTCCGGAGAGTTTGGCAGACTCTCCTCCCCGGCCGTCATCCTCCTCGGCGGCCCGGAGGACGGCAAGGTCTTCCCCCTCGACCACGACCGTATCGCCATTGGCCGGCTCGACCCGGCCGCAGGCGCACCACGGGGCCAGGCGATTGTCCTCAGCGAGGGGTATGCAGCGGTCACCCGCGTCTCACGGCCGCACGCCCGGATCACCCGGCATCGCAACGACGGCTGGTTCATCGAGGACTGCGGCAGCACCGGCGGCACCTTCGTGAACGGCAGACTGCTTGAGGAGGGCAGGCGACACGAACTCCACGATGGCGACATGATCGATCTTGCAAAGGGTGCTTCGGGGGCGACCCTTGTCTTTGTCGCCCCGGTGGAGGGTTATGGTGCCGGATGA
- a CDS encoding DEAD/DEAH box helicase, which translates to MDKNTRFQDFNISPETLHAIEEMGFEEPTPIQVSAIPALLEGRDVTGQAQTGTGKTAAFGIPAIERIDPRSRKTQVLVLSPTRELAIQIAEEFARLAACHEGINILPIYGGQPIERQFRALERGAQIVVGTPGRILDHLDRGTLSFDSVRLVVLDEADQMLDMGFRDDIEAILNETPADRQTVLFSATLPKPILEISKRFQKDPAFISVARREVTVPQIEQLYLEVRSRDRLEILTRVLDLYDPDLTLIFANTKKGVDELTSHLQARGYFAEGLHGDMKQVLRDRVMAKFRSRTIDILVATDVAARGIDVDNVDLVINYDVPQDIDYYIHRIGRTARAGKTGRAITFVGPKDYFKLRMIQDYTRIKIARIPLPTPGDVEESRTRKLIERVKHTINEGSLDRYINIVERIVAEDYTSLEVAAALLKQEIAGAAQGQPQDLRPGTALLRIPTGRLHQIRPKDIVGALAGETGIPGNAIGAINIYETHSTVEVPERLVGQVIEGMKGKSIGRVRLDQPIEIAGTSGGQ; encoded by the coding sequence ATGGATAAGAATACCAGATTCCAGGACTTCAATATCTCGCCAGAAACCCTCCACGCCATCGAAGAGATGGGGTTTGAGGAGCCGACCCCTATACAGGTCAGCGCCATCCCGGCATTGCTCGAAGGCCGCGACGTCACCGGCCAGGCCCAGACAGGCACCGGCAAGACAGCGGCGTTTGGCATCCCCGCGATCGAGCGCATCGACCCCCGGAGCCGAAAGACCCAGGTTCTGGTCCTCTCCCCCACCCGCGAACTCGCCATCCAGATCGCAGAAGAGTTCGCCCGGCTGGCAGCCTGCCACGAGGGGATCAACATCCTCCCGATCTACGGCGGCCAGCCAATCGAACGGCAGTTCCGGGCGCTGGAACGCGGCGCCCAGATCGTTGTCGGAACGCCGGGCCGGATCCTCGATCACCTCGACCGCGGCACACTCTCCTTTGACTCCGTAAGGCTCGTCGTCCTGGACGAAGCCGACCAGATGCTCGATATGGGTTTCAGAGACGATATCGAGGCCATCCTGAACGAGACCCCGGCAGACCGCCAGACCGTCCTCTTCTCGGCCACCCTCCCAAAACCAATACTTGAGATCTCAAAACGGTTCCAGAAAGACCCCGCGTTCATATCGGTCGCACGCCGGGAGGTGACCGTCCCCCAGATCGAGCAGCTCTACCTTGAGGTGCGAAGCCGCGACAGGCTCGAGATCCTCACACGCGTCCTCGACTTATACGACCCCGACCTCACCCTGATCTTCGCAAACACCAAAAAAGGCGTCGACGAACTCACCTCCCACCTCCAGGCCCGGGGCTACTTTGCCGAAGGGCTCCACGGCGACATGAAACAGGTGCTGCGTGACCGCGTCATGGCAAAGTTCCGTTCCCGGACGATCGATATCCTTGTCGCGACGGACGTCGCCGCCAGAGGGATAGACGTCGACAACGTCGACCTGGTCATCAACTACGACGTCCCCCAGGACATCGACTACTACATCCACCGCATCGGCAGGACGGCACGGGCAGGGAAGACCGGCCGTGCCATCACCTTCGTCGGCCCGAAAGACTACTTCAAACTCCGGATGATCCAGGACTACACCAGGATCAAGATCGCACGCATCCCGCTCCCCACCCCCGGCGACGTCGAAGAGAGCCGGACACGCAAACTCATCGAGAGGGTGAAACACACCATAAACGAAGGCAGTCTCGATCGCTACATCAATATCGTCGAGCGGATCGTCGCCGAGGACTACACCTCCCTCGAGGTCGCCGCCGCCCTCCTTAAACAGGAGATCGCCGGGGCAGCCCAGGGTCAGCCACAGGACCTCCGGCCGGGAACCGCCCTCCTCCGGATACCCACGGGAAGACTGCACCAGATCCGGCCAAAAGACATCGTCGGGGCGCTCGCCGGCGAGACCGGGATCCCCGGGAACGCCATAGGGGCTATCAACATCTACGAGACCCACTCAACCGTCGAGGTACCCGAGAGGCTCGTCGGCCAAGTCATAGAGGGGATGAAGGGAAAGAGCATCGGCAGGGTCAGGCTGGACCAGCCCATCGAGATCGCGGGAACTTCGGGCGGGCAGTGA
- the tnpB gene encoding IS200/IS605 family element RNA-guided endonuclease TnpB, protein MLQAYKYRMYPSREQVTLLMKHIHACRFVYNHSLEQKIKAYEQDGQKLSCFDLNNRLPALKEEYPWLKEVNSQSLQSANKNLDNAFTRFFREKKEFPRFKSKKNPVRSFQVPQHYHVNFDQRTIKFPKIGEVKTVFHRIFTGKMKYATVSVTSTGKWFVSILVDDEEPEPKPVPFTSDTTVGIDVGLTDFATFSTGEKIENPRYLKTSLQRLKVLQRRVSRKKKGSKNQEKAIRKLARCHEKVANQRNDFLHKISFRVVSENQAIAVESLNVGGMMKNHCLAQGIGDVSWSTFFTMLDYKCRKYGKTLLKIGRFDPSSKICNNCGYLERDLALSEREWVCPVCDTHHDRDINAAINIKKFALQEQNLVGVSGAGRTVEPVDSLPVGRRMKQEATPERRVVVHLHPNGK, encoded by the coding sequence GTGCTCCAAGCCTACAAGTATCGGATGTATCCTTCAAGAGAGCAAGTCACGCTCCTCATGAAGCACATCCATGCCTGTCGGTTTGTGTACAACCATTCTCTGGAACAGAAGATCAAAGCATACGAGCAAGATGGCCAAAAACTCTCTTGCTTCGACTTGAACAATCGTCTTCCTGCCCTCAAGGAAGAATATCCGTGGCTCAAGGAAGTCAACTCGCAGTCGCTCCAGAGTGCAAACAAGAACCTCGACAACGCTTTCACCCGGTTCTTCAGGGAGAAGAAGGAATTCCCCCGGTTCAAGTCAAAGAAGAACCCTGTACGGTCTTTTCAGGTACCACAACATTACCATGTGAATTTTGACCAGAGGACGATCAAATTCCCTAAGATCGGTGAGGTTAAGACCGTCTTCCACCGAATCTTCACTGGGAAGATGAAGTATGCCACGGTGTCTGTAACATCGACGGGAAAATGGTTTGTCAGCATCCTTGTCGACGACGAGGAACCTGAGCCTAAACCTGTACCGTTCACATCTGACACGACGGTCGGGATTGATGTTGGCTTAACCGACTTCGCAACCTTCTCCACTGGAGAGAAGATTGAGAACCCCCGATACCTGAAGACCTCCCTCCAGCGGTTGAAAGTGTTGCAAAGGCGAGTGTCACGGAAGAAGAAGGGGTCAAAGAACCAAGAGAAGGCGATCCGGAAACTTGCCCGGTGCCATGAAAAAGTCGCCAACCAAAGAAACGATTTCCTGCACAAAATCTCTTTTCGAGTTGTGAGCGAGAACCAAGCTATTGCAGTGGAGTCGTTGAATGTTGGCGGGATGATGAAGAACCATTGTCTGGCACAGGGGATTGGAGATGTATCGTGGAGCACGTTCTTTACGATGCTGGATTACAAATGTCGAAAGTATGGGAAGACGCTCCTGAAGATCGGGCGGTTCGATCCATCCTCAAAGATATGTAATAATTGTGGATATCTCGAGCGGGATCTTGCCCTCTCTGAGAGGGAATGGGTCTGCCCGGTCTGTGATACTCATCACGACCGCGATATCAATGCGGCGATCAATATCAAGAAGTTCGCCCTGCAAGAACAGAATCTTGTCGGGGTATCAGGTGCGGGACGCACCGTTGAGCCTGTGGACTCGCTCCCGGTGGGGAGGAGGATGAAGCAGGAAGCCACGCCCGAGAGGCGCGTGGTAGTTCACCTACATCCTAATGGAAAGTGA